One window of Candidatus Rokuibacteriota bacterium genomic DNA carries:
- a CDS encoding S8 family serine peptidase — translation MIALIGLLGVPTRALGQPEIDPVLVEVLKTAGLFQLIEGVVTFDHNPTPNDLLALKATGIEIRPFRVLPMVGVRGTATQLLGLLGLPGIRSYNGQLSYFLNESVPLVGADRVWTELGYTGSGVTVAIIDSGIDATHPDLPFGEKVIQNVKVGPNLFGGDPIVVEGLSNTDTTSGHGTHVASIAAGTGAALAGKYRGVAIDAKLVGVGAGETIFILTALEAFDWVLANRDKYGIRVISNSWGTRGSFSPDDPINVASKRAHDAGLVVVFSAGNDGPSLNTLSPFCVAPWVICVAAGRKDGRTPADFSSRGVPGDPLLHPTITAPGVDIAAARATTGIVMHTFFAVDLVNIGADALHYAVASGSSMATSHVSGTVALMLEANPRLSPDLVKSLLEKTATPMLGFGPHEVGTGYLNAYEAVRAARADTTPPSVAITAPPDGSTVSGTVTVAASASDDVGVVGVQFLLDGAPLGAEDTTAPYAIPWDTTTTTDGPHTLAAVARDAAGNRTTSAPVSVTVANAPASTGTRFEETDPAVTYFGNWYPRSRETLSGGTAVIAEESGARATFSFTGTAVSWIGYRYPGAGIARVYVDGNFMGEVDTYAPSHEPQAVVFTASGLPRGTHALTVEVTGTMNPAAGTDWVVVDAFDVTP, via the coding sequence GTGATCGCCCTCATCGGGTTGCTGGGGGTACCTACGCGGGCCCTCGGCCAGCCCGAGATCGACCCGGTGCTCGTTGAGGTACTCAAAACCGCGGGCCTGTTCCAACTAATCGAGGGCGTCGTAACCTTTGACCACAATCCCACCCCGAACGACCTCCTGGCGCTCAAAGCCACCGGTATCGAGATCCGCCCGTTTCGCGTGCTGCCGATGGTCGGGGTCCGGGGCACGGCGACCCAGCTTCTCGGTCTCCTCGGCCTTCCCGGGATTCGCTCTTACAACGGCCAGCTCAGCTACTTCCTGAATGAGAGCGTCCCGCTTGTCGGTGCCGATCGGGTCTGGACCGAACTGGGGTATACCGGCAGCGGCGTGACCGTGGCCATCATCGATTCGGGCATCGACGCCACCCATCCGGACCTCCCCTTCGGGGAGAAGGTCATCCAGAACGTGAAGGTGGGGCCGAACCTGTTCGGGGGCGATCCGATCGTCGTCGAGGGCCTCTCGAACACCGACACGACCAGTGGACACGGCACCCATGTGGCCTCGATCGCAGCCGGCACGGGCGCGGCGCTCGCGGGAAAGTACCGTGGGGTCGCCATCGACGCCAAGCTGGTCGGCGTGGGGGCGGGCGAGACGATCTTTATCCTCACGGCGCTCGAGGCGTTCGACTGGGTCCTGGCAAACCGGGACAAGTACGGGATCCGGGTGATCTCCAACAGCTGGGGCACCCGGGGCTCCTTCTCACCGGACGACCCCATCAATGTGGCCAGCAAGAGAGCCCACGACGCCGGGCTGGTCGTCGTCTTCTCGGCAGGGAACGATGGGCCCAGCCTAAATACCCTGAGCCCGTTCTGTGTGGCGCCGTGGGTCATCTGCGTGGCCGCCGGCCGAAAGGACGGCCGGACGCCGGCCGACTTCTCCTCGCGTGGGGTCCCCGGCGATCCGCTCCTTCATCCAACGATCACGGCGCCCGGCGTGGACATCGCGGCCGCGCGGGCCACCACCGGCATCGTCATGCACACCTTCTTTGCCGTTGACCTGGTGAACATCGGAGCCGACGCGCTCCACTATGCCGTCGCGAGTGGCAGCAGTATGGCGACATCCCATGTCTCTGGCACCGTGGCCCTGATGCTCGAGGCGAACCCGCGGCTCAGCCCTGATCTGGTAAAGTCGCTGCTGGAGAAAACGGCAACGCCGATGCTCGGCTTCGGCCCTCACGAAGTCGGCACTGGCTACCTCAACGCGTACGAGGCTGTCAGGGCCGCCCGGGCAGATACCACCCCGCCATCGGTTGCCATCACGGCTCCCCCTGACGGGTCAACCGTCTCGGGCACGGTCACGGTGGCGGCCAGCGCCTCGGACGATGTGGGCGTGGTCGGGGTCCAGTTCCTGCTCGATGGGGCCCCGCTCGGCGCTGAAGACACCACCGCTCCATATGCCATCCCCTGGGATACGACCACGACGACCGACGGGCCCCACACCCTGGCGGCTGTCGCCCGCGATGCCGCCGGCAACCGCACCACGTCCGCCCCCGTCAGCGTGACCGTGGCCAACGCCCCGGCCTCCACAGGGACCCGCTTTGAAGAGACCGATCCCGCCGTCACCTATTTCGGCAACTGGTATCCACGCAGCCGCGAGACCCTCAGCGGCGGGACCGCCGTGATCGCCGAAGAATCCGGCGCCCGGGCAACTTTCAGCTTCACGGGAACGGCGGTGAGCTGGATCGGCTACCGCTACCCGGGTGCCGGCATCGCCCGCGTCTACGTGGACGGGAACTTCATGGGCGAGGTGGATACGTACGCCCCTTCCCATGAACCGCAGGCCGTGGTGTTCACCGCCTCCGGCCTCCCTCGGGGGACTCATGCCTTGACCGTAGAGGTGACAGGGACCATGAACCCGGCGGCAGGTACCGATTGGGTCGTCGTGGATGCCTTTGACGTGACGCCCTGA